CACCGGCAACCCTGCTGGAGCGCTCGGCACACTCGGACCGGGAGCGACCAACCTGATCACCGGTGTCGCCGACGCCAACATGGACCGTGCCCCGATGCTTGTGCTGACCGGGCAAGGCGATTCCGAACGGCTTCACAAAGAATCGCACCAAGTGATGGATGTGGTCGCGATGTTCCGCCCCGTCACCAAATGGGCTCAGACGGTTTACCATCCGGACAACATCCCCGAGATCGTCCGCAAATCGGTCCGGTTGGCTCGGACCGAGAAACCGGGGGCGTGTCATATCGAGTTGCCGGAAGACATCGCTGAAAAAGACGCCACGACCGAGCCAATCGAAGTTCGTAAGTTCCGCCGTCCCGTGCCCGATGACAAAATCGTCGACCGAGCTTGGGAAGCGATTCGGACCGCGAAACGCCCCCTGATCTTGGCCGGAAACGGCACGATCCGTCGCCGAGCCAGTAAGCAACTCCGCAACTTCGTCGAAAAAACCGGCATCGGCGTGCTCAGCACGTTCATGGCCAAAGGTTGTATCGACATGGATGCCGACGAATGCTGCTACACCGTTGGTCTGCAAGCTCGCGATCATGGAGCCTGTGCCATCGAGGCGGCCGATGTCGTCATTTCCATTGGTTATGACATGGTCGAATATCACCCGCGATTGTGGAATGCCGACAACACTCACAAGCTGGTCCACCTCGACTTCATTCCGGCGGAAATCGACGAAGATTACCGAATTGATGTGGAAGTCGTCGGCGATTTGGCTCACACGTTGTGGATGCTCAACGAACGTGTTGACGCGTTTGGTCCGGAGAATCTCGATTACGACCACTCGCACGCCCGACATGCTCGCGAAGCGATGAAGAAGGACCTCGACGAGTACGCCAACGACGATTCCGTCGGCAAAATTAAACCGCAGAAAGCGCTCGCCGATGCCCGGAAAGTTCTCGGACCGCATGACGTGCTGCTATCCGATGTGGGTGCTCACAAAATGTGGATCGCTCGGCATTACCAATGTCATGAGCCGAACACATGCCTGATTCCGAACGGTTTTTGCTCGATGGGTTTCGCGTTGCCCGGTGGAATCGCAGCGTGCTTGGTTCATCCGGACCGACGAATTCTTTCGGTCTGCGGCGACGCCGGTTTCATGATGAACGTGCAGGAGATGGAAACCGCTCGGCGTCTCAATGTGAACCTGACCGTGATGGTCTGGGTCGATAACGCATACGGTTTGATCGCCTGGAAGCAAGACAACACTTTCGGCCGCCACACCGATCTCGATTTCGGCAACCCCGACTTCGTCAAACTCGCTGAGGCCTTCGGTTGGAAAGGTCACTTCTGCGACGACAGCACGAAACTCGCGGATGTTTTGGAGCAATCTTTCCAAGAAGACGGCCCCAGCTTGGTCGCTGTTCCGATCGACTACGAAGAAAACGGCAAACTGACCGAACGCCTCGGGAACATCTCCTGCCCAATCTGATTTGTCGGCAACAAACCCAACAATCCAGAAGCCCGACGCTCAAACGGCGTTGGGCTTTTGTTTTGTTTCGATTAACTGAAGAGTTCTGCAATTGGTTGGCCGTCTTCGACGATGTAGCGAGGACGGTTGCGTTCGTCTTCGTAGGTGGTTCCGAGTGGCACGCCGAAGTAACGGTAGATCGTCGCGGACAAATCGCCAGGAGTAATCGGTCGACTTTGGATCGCTCCGCCGTCCGATTCGGTGGAACCGATCGTCTGACCATGCGTCAGGCCACCGCCGGCGAGGGCCATCGACATTACAACCGGCCAATGATTCCGACCATCGGTGCTGCCCTGCGTGCCCATGTTCGGGGTGCGTCCGAATTCGCCCATCGCGATGACAAGGGTGTTGTCCAGCAGACCTTTCATTTCCAAGTCGTCGACAAGCGTCGTGATGAGGTGATCGAACAACGGCAACAGCGGCCCCAAGCCACGCGAGATTCCGCCGTATGGTGGGATGTTGTCGCCGTGATTGTCCCACGTCCCGGACGCGGGGTGATACGACAAGTCCAACGTGACAAACCGCGAACCGGCTTCGACCAAACGCCGAGCGAGCAACGCCTGTTGACACCATAAGTGCTTGCCGTATTTCGCGCGGGTTTCGTCTGATTCCCGTGAAAGATCGAACGCCTCCTGAGCCCGCCGACCGACGAGCAAATCCACCGCTTGCGCCCGATACGAATCGACGGCGTCCATCGAACCTCGCAAATCGAGATCACGACGGAGCTGGTCGAAATCCGCGACGAGATTCTGCCGGTTCTTCAGTCGTTCCAAGTTCAAACCGGACGGAAGTTGGAACACGTCGGCCCCGGATGTGCGACCGGTATCCTTCCCCACATTCGTGTAGATCGGCAGTTTCGCGGCGTTGTTGGCGATGAACGGATCGTATTGTTTGCCCAACCAACCCGCGTAGCCGATGTGCGTGGGGTGGGTTTGGAAGGCCACATACGGCGGCATTCCCGGCCGGACCGGTCCGCAGTGCTTGGCGACGATCGAACCGTGTGACGGATAGCGATCGCCCTTCGGATTCGTTCGCGGAGCCGCCTCGCGGTTGCCGGTTTGCATCACCATGTTTGGTTGGTGACTGCTACCACGACAATCAACGGACCGCAGAATCGAAAACTTATCAAGTCGATCGGCCATCAACGGCAGACGATCGCAAATCAACGTTCCCGGTTGCTTGGTTTGGATGACATCGAACGGACCACGATTGTTGACCGGACGG
This region of Thalassoroseus pseudoceratinae genomic DNA includes:
- a CDS encoding acetolactate synthase large subunit is translated as MKASDLFVKCLETEGIEYIFGVPGEENADFMISLDASDKIKFILTRHEQGAAFMAEVYGRLTGNPAGALGTLGPGATNLITGVADANMDRAPMLVLTGQGDSERLHKESHQVMDVVAMFRPVTKWAQTVYHPDNIPEIVRKSVRLARTEKPGACHIELPEDIAEKDATTEPIEVRKFRRPVPDDKIVDRAWEAIRTAKRPLILAGNGTIRRRASKQLRNFVEKTGIGVLSTFMAKGCIDMDADECCYTVGLQARDHGACAIEAADVVISIGYDMVEYHPRLWNADNTHKLVHLDFIPAEIDEDYRIDVEVVGDLAHTLWMLNERVDAFGPENLDYDHSHARHAREAMKKDLDEYANDDSVGKIKPQKALADARKVLGPHDVLLSDVGAHKMWIARHYQCHEPNTCLIPNGFCSMGFALPGGIAACLVHPDRRILSVCGDAGFMMNVQEMETARRLNVNLTVMVWVDNAYGLIAWKQDNTFGRHTDLDFGNPDFVKLAEAFGWKGHFCDDSTKLADVLEQSFQEDGPSLVAVPIDYEENGKLTERLGNISCPI
- a CDS encoding DUF1501 domain-containing protein yields the protein MTPPTTPHPQNFARQAWFDGTARRPEGLSLVSRRNVLKAGLAGIGGLTLPGLLQHEQSAHAGLKTDPSNGKSVILLWMAGGPSHIDTWDPKPDRPVNNRGPFDVIQTKQPGTLICDRLPLMADRLDKFSILRSVDCRGSSHQPNMVMQTGNREAAPRTNPKGDRYPSHGSIVAKHCGPVRPGMPPYVAFQTHPTHIGYAGWLGKQYDPFIANNAAKLPIYTNVGKDTGRTSGADVFQLPSGLNLERLKNRQNLVADFDQLRRDLDLRGSMDAVDSYRAQAVDLLVGRRAQEAFDLSRESDETRAKYGKHLWCQQALLARRLVEAGSRFVTLDLSYHPASGTWDNHGDNIPPYGGISRGLGPLLPLFDHLITTLVDDLEMKGLLDNTLVIAMGEFGRTPNMGTQGSTDGRNHWPVVMSMALAGGGLTHGQTIGSTESDGGAIQSRPITPGDLSATIYRYFGVPLGTTYEDERNRPRYIVEDGQPIAELFS